A genomic segment from Torulaspora globosa chromosome 3, complete sequence encodes:
- the FPR3 gene encoding peptidylprolyl isomerase FPR3 (ancestral locus Anc_4.342) has translation MSDLLPLATYNLNIEPYTPTPAIDVTRPVTVRITMAALNPEAYDDEKKPSTLRIVKRNPDFDDEDDILNGDYDEDEFDEEEEQEEEEEEEEEEEKPKKKKAKKQEKDEEEKEDDDEEEDDDDEDDEFEEYVLLTLSPKGQYQQSVDITIAPEEDVQFVVTGSYAISLSGNYIKHPFDAVNMDEDEEDDEEGQYYDSDEYDLTPDEDEIIDDELDDLEEEASDVEARVEELVEEKEQEQEQEKKPSNKRKQEEKQEQEAANKKAKKEKKAKPAAEKEKKKVEFKKELEEGPTKKTQDKPKTKTRVLEGGVTIEDRTVGKGAQAKKSSKVGMRYIGKLKNGKVFDKNTSGKPFVFKLGHGEVIKGWDIGVAGMAVGGERRIIIPAPYAYGKQALPGIPANSELTFDVKLVSLK, from the coding sequence ATGTCTGATCTACTACCATTAGCTACATACAACCTAAACATCGAACCATATACTCCCACACCTGCCATCGATGTGACAAGACCAGTCACGGTGCGGATCACTATGGCTGCGCTTAATCCAGAGGCCTAcgacgatgagaagaagccttCTACGTTGAGGATCGTCAAGAGAAATCCAGACTTCGATGACGAGGACGATATCCTGAACGGGGACTACGATGAGGACGAGtttgacgaagaggaagagcaagaggaggaagaagaagaagaagaagaagaagagaaaccaaagaagaagaaggccaagaagcaggaaaaagacgaggaggagaaggaggatgacgacgaggaggaagatgatgacgatgaggatgacGAGTTCGAGGAGTACGTTCTGTTAACCCTATCTCCCAAGGGTCAGTACCAACAGTCTGTGGATATCACTATCGCTCCAGAGGAGGATGTGCAGTTTGTCGTTACAGGTTCGTACGCCATCTCCTTGAGCGGAAACTACATCAAACATCCATTCGATGCAGTGAAcatggatgaagacgaggaagacgacgagGAGGGACAATACTACGACAGCGACGAGTACGATCTGACTCCGGATGAGGATGAGATTATCGACGACGAGTTGGACGAcctggaggaagaggcgAGCGATGTCGAGGCGCgtgttgaagagcttgtcgaagagaaagagcaggAGCAAgagcaggagaagaagccaagCAACAAGAGAAAGCAGGAGGAAAAGCAGGAGCAGGAGGCTGCAaacaagaaggccaagaaggagaaaaaggCCAAGCCTGCAgctgaaaaggaaaagaagaaagtcGAGTTTAAGAAGGAGCTAGAAGAGGGCCCTACCAAGAAGACCCAAGACAAGCCAAAGACCAAGACCAGGGTCCTGGAGGGCGGTGTCACTATCGAGGACCGCACAGTCGGCAAGGGCGCtcaggccaagaagagctcCAAGGTCGGAATGAGATACATCggaaagctgaagaacgGCAAAGTGTTCGACAAGAACACCAGCGGAAAACCTTTCGTTTTCAAGCTGGGCCACGGCGAGGTCATCAAAGGCTGGGACATCGGTGTGGCAGGCATGGCTGTCGGCGGTGAACGTAGAATCATCATCCCAGCACCCTACGCCTACGGTAAGCAGGCTCTTCCAGGAATTCCAGCAAACTCCGAGTTGACCTTTGATGTTAAGTTAGTCTCCTTGAAATGA